Proteins from a genomic interval of Oncorhynchus nerka isolate Pitt River linkage group LG13, Oner_Uvic_2.0, whole genome shotgun sequence:
- the LOC115123973 gene encoding 26S proteasome regulatory subunit 10B-like, which translates to MADTREKGLQDYRKRLLEHKEIDGRLKELREQLKEQTKQYEKSENDLKALQSVGQIVGEVLKQLTEEKFIVKATNGPRYVVGCRRQLDKSQLKPGTRVALDMTTLTIMRYLPREVDPLVYNMSHEDPGSISYSEIGGLAEQIRELREVIELPLTNPELFLRVGIIPPKGCLLYGPPGTGKTLLARAVASQMDCNFLKVVSSSIVDKYIGESARLIREMFNYARDHQPCIIFMDEIDAIGGRRFSEGTSADREIQRTLMELLNQMDGFDTLHRVKMIMATNRPDTLDPALLRPGRLDRKIHVELPNEQARLDILKIHSGPITKHGEIDYEAIVKLSDGFNGADLRNVCTEAGMFAIRTDHEYVTQEDFMKAVRKVADSKKLESKLDYKPI; encoded by the exons ATGGCTGACACCAGAGAAAAGGGACTTCAAGATTACAGAAAAAGATTACTTGAACATAAAGAGATTGATGGACGTTTAAAAGAGT TGAGGGAACAGCTCAAGGAACAGACAAAACAATATGAAAAATCTGAAAATGACCTGAAGGCCTTACAAAGTGTTGGTCAG ATTGTCGGTGAAGTGCTCAAACAGCTGACAGAGGAGAAAT TCATTGTCAAGGCAACCAATGGCCCTCGCTATGTTGTTGGCTGCCGCAGACAA CTGGATAAATCGCAGCTCAAACCAGGCACAAGAGTGGCCCTGGACATGACCACCCTCACCATTATGAG ATATCTGCCCAGAGAGGTGGACCCCTTGGTGTACAACATGTCCCATGAAGACCCAGGCAGCATCTCTTACTCAGAGATCGGGGGCTTGGCCGAGCAGATCCGTGAACTGAGAGAG GTGATTGAGCTGCCCCTGACCAACCCTGAACTATTCCTGAGGGTGGGGATTATCCCTCCAAAGGGCTGCCTGCTCTACGGACCTCCAG GCACCGGAAAGACTCTTCTGGCCAGAGCGGTGGCCAGTCAGATGGACTGTAACTTCCTCAAG GTTGTGTCCAGCTCCATTGTGGATAAGTACATTGGAGAGAGTGCCAGGCTCATCAGGGAGATGTTCAACTATGCCAGGGACCACCAGCCCTGCATCATCTTTATGGATGAGATAGACGCCATCG GTGGCCGAAGGTTCTCAGAGGGCACGTCAGCTGACAGAGAGATCCAGAGGACTCTGATGGAG CTGCTGAACCAAATGGACGGCTTTGACACCCTGCACAGAGTCAAGATGATCATGGCCACCAACCGGCCTGACACCCTGGACCCCGCGCTGCTGCGTCCCGGCAGACTGGACCGAAAGATCC ATGTTGAGCTGCCCAATGAACAGGCCCGTTTGGACATCCTGAAGATCCACTCCGGCCCCATCACCAAACACGGAGAGATAG ATTACGAAGCGATCGTGAAGCTTTCGGATGGCTTCAACGGAGCCGATTTGAGAAATGTCTGCACTGAAGCAG GTATGTTTGCGATCCGTACCGATCACGAGTACGTCACTCAAGAGGATTTCATGAAGGCGGTTCGCAAGGTGGCCGATTCGAAGAAGCTTGAATCCAAGCTGGACTACAAGCCCATATAA
- the LOC115123974 gene encoding cell growth regulator with RING finger domain protein 1-like isoform X1, which yields MRVCAQDTVVTEVPAMEDTNIFFIHGFDHKSVYLSLARLKMAAVFLVMLYEYSPLFYISVISLCFVVTAAMVLGWFGFDVPVILRSSDETESVLPVPEKRMVQVTNPFALEMGTSGVASVTEGVSLRPCCLEPCVLSCYWGCGVHALQGALQTHQHGPSRLSTPQQFQEALHFQYHHCQSFHISGENREEHYSEMPAELRITDFGHLPRERYPLVALLTLAEPEARDTYNIAASVTVVHVPDDKYSLSARILFQYLLTAQGNMYELKSLFMSAESMGLSGATDPAPSTEIPPERQEREHGKEEEKTPGMEDEEEWSQEGKAKDCVVCQNAPVNRVLLPCRHACVCDGCVHHFQHCPICRAFVLESFALFHNSPMGEEE from the exons ATGAGGGTATGTGCACAGGACACCGTAGTGACGGAAGTGCCTGCTATGGAGGATACGAATATATTTTTTATCCACGGGTTTGATCATAAATCGGTTTATTTATCGTTAGCCAGATTAAAAATGGCAGCCGTGTTTCTAGTTATGTTGTATGAATATTCTCCTTTATTTTACATTAGTGTCATATCCTTATGTTTCGTTGTTACCGCCGCCATGGTCCTCGGCTG GTTTGGTTTCGATGTCCCAGTGATTCTTCGTAGCTCTGATGAGACTGAGTCAGTCTTGCCTGTCCCAGAGAAGAGGATGGTTCAGGTGACCAACCCCTTTGCCCTGGAGATGGGGACCTCTGGGGTGGCCTCTGTGACTG AGGGTGTGTCCCTGCGTCCATGCTGCCTGGAGCCCTGTGTGCTGAGCTGTTACTGGGGTTGTGGTGTCCATGCCCTCCAGGGGGCGCTACAGACCCACCAACATGGCCCCAGTAGGCTCAGCACACCACAACAGTTCCAGGAAGCCCTGCACTTCCAGTACCACCACTGCCAAAGTTTCCA TATcagtggagagaacagagaggaacactACAGCGAGATGCCAGCTGAACTGAGGATCACCGATTTTGGTCATTTGCCACGGGAACGTTATCCCCTGGTGGCTCTCCTCACACTGGCTGAGCCTGAAGCCAGGGACACATACAACATT GCCGCCAGTGTCACCGTAGTCCATGTTCCAGATGACAAATACAGCCTGTCGGCACGGATCCTGTTTCAATACCTCCTCACGGCACAAGGGAACATGTATGAGTTAAAG TCACTCTTTATGTCAGCTGAGAGCATGGGGTTGTCAGGGGCGACTGACCCCGCCCCTAGCACAGAGATACCACCAGAACGACAGGAAAGAGAGCATggaaaggaggaagagaagacacCAGGAATGGAAGATGAAGAGGAGTGGTCACAGGAGGGAAAAGCCAAAGACTGTGTTGTGTGTCAGAATGCACCTGTTAACCGTGTTCTGCTACCCTGCAGGCACGCCTGTGTGTGTGACGGCTGTGTCCATCACTTTCAACACTGCCCCATATGCAGAGCTTTCGTATTGGAGTCGTTTGCCCTGTTCCACAATTCCCCTATGGGGGAGGAAGAATGA
- the LOC115123974 gene encoding cell growth regulator with RING finger domain protein 1-like isoform X2: MEYLHSNLLCCSTSSPHRFGFDVPVILRSSDETESVLPVPEKRMVQVTNPFALEMGTSGVASVTEGVSLRPCCLEPCVLSCYWGCGVHALQGALQTHQHGPSRLSTPQQFQEALHFQYHHCQSFHISGENREEHYSEMPAELRITDFGHLPRERYPLVALLTLAEPEARDTYNIAASVTVVHVPDDKYSLSARILFQYLLTAQGNMYELKSLFMSAESMGLSGATDPAPSTEIPPERQEREHGKEEEKTPGMEDEEEWSQEGKAKDCVVCQNAPVNRVLLPCRHACVCDGCVHHFQHCPICRAFVLESFALFHNSPMGEEE, encoded by the exons ATGGAATATCTCCATTCAAATCTTCTGTGCTGTTCCACCTCGTCCCCCCATAGGTTTGGTTTCGATGTCCCAGTGATTCTTCGTAGCTCTGATGAGACTGAGTCAGTCTTGCCTGTCCCAGAGAAGAGGATGGTTCAGGTGACCAACCCCTTTGCCCTGGAGATGGGGACCTCTGGGGTGGCCTCTGTGACTG AGGGTGTGTCCCTGCGTCCATGCTGCCTGGAGCCCTGTGTGCTGAGCTGTTACTGGGGTTGTGGTGTCCATGCCCTCCAGGGGGCGCTACAGACCCACCAACATGGCCCCAGTAGGCTCAGCACACCACAACAGTTCCAGGAAGCCCTGCACTTCCAGTACCACCACTGCCAAAGTTTCCA TATcagtggagagaacagagaggaacactACAGCGAGATGCCAGCTGAACTGAGGATCACCGATTTTGGTCATTTGCCACGGGAACGTTATCCCCTGGTGGCTCTCCTCACACTGGCTGAGCCTGAAGCCAGGGACACATACAACATT GCCGCCAGTGTCACCGTAGTCCATGTTCCAGATGACAAATACAGCCTGTCGGCACGGATCCTGTTTCAATACCTCCTCACGGCACAAGGGAACATGTATGAGTTAAAG TCACTCTTTATGTCAGCTGAGAGCATGGGGTTGTCAGGGGCGACTGACCCCGCCCCTAGCACAGAGATACCACCAGAACGACAGGAAAGAGAGCATggaaaggaggaagagaagacacCAGGAATGGAAGATGAAGAGGAGTGGTCACAGGAGGGAAAAGCCAAAGACTGTGTTGTGTGTCAGAATGCACCTGTTAACCGTGTTCTGCTACCCTGCAGGCACGCCTGTGTGTGTGACGGCTGTGTCCATCACTTTCAACACTGCCCCATATGCAGAGCTTTCGTATTGGAGTCGTTTGCCCTGTTCCACAATTCCCCTATGGGGGAGGAAGAATGA